A region of the Pseudomonadota bacterium genome:
GGGGTGACGGCGCTCTGACAAACGTCATGCGAGAGAGGGTTCCCCTGTCGACGGGCGAAGGCCAGACTGACTGTGGGCCTCGTGCCCGACTTTCCCCTTGAGGAGACCGCCATGACCGCTCCGCTTCCCGAACACCCTCCTGTCGAGCCCACCGAGCACGCGCCACGGGTGACGCCTGTGGCCATGGAAGACATCCGCCCCGAGTGGATGTCCATTCTCTCACGAATTCCCGGCGACGGCCTGAAGGGCAAGGGATTTCCCCGCTACGTCCTCGGAACGATCATGCTCGACCCCGACACGACAGGGCCCTTCCTCGACTACTGGGTGACCTGCAAGACGAAGATGGCCCTTACCGTGCGCGAGCAGGAGCTGGTCATCCTGCGAATGGGGTGCCTCTACCGCAGCAACTACGTGTGGAAGCACCACGTGCTCGTAGGGCGCGAGTTCGGCATCACCGAAGAGGAGATGGGGGCCATCGAGGAAGCCCGCTATGAAGGCTTCATCGCGCGTGAGGAGAGCCTGCTGGCACTCACCGACGAGCTCGTCGACGCCCGCACGATTCGCGCCG
Encoded here:
- a CDS encoding carboxymuconolactone decarboxylase family protein, producing the protein MGLVPDFPLEETAMTAPLPEHPPVEPTEHAPRVTPVAMEDIRPEWMSILSRIPGDGLKGKGFPRYVLGTIMLDPDTTGPFLDYWVTCKTKMALTVREQELVILRMGCLYRSNYVWKHHVLVGREFGITEEEMGAIEEARYEGFIAREESLLALTDELVDARTIRADVWERYRGPLKDRELVDLVSLVSQYVLFALMNNAMQVQIEEALSEIPGLHPT